One Vibrio taketomensis DNA window includes the following coding sequences:
- a CDS encoding hybrid-cluster NAD(P)-dependent oxidoreductase — protein sequence MCFDSNSPLLLRCTSKWCETEDCVSLQLTSETSQPFNFKPGQFVTIGIEIAGKVHYRAYSISSIPGETHLQLTVKRVPQGLVSNYIVDELTVGDSVQCLAPAGDFNSVDCAPLGDTQKVLLISAGCGITPVYSMAKQWLAQKSDIEIDFLHIAKSTQHTIYFEHLQQLAKANTNFQLKLLLKDAGESDFPQGRLNLDWLNSLVGDLNQRDVYLCGPNQFMLDVKQYLEQSGFDMQRFYQESFTPAESEPQQNESEGVTQNSVVQIALPTFDKTLEAAAGSNLADVMEQAGLPVIIACRSGICGSCKCKVTSGNVDSSSQSPLTEDEIAQGYVLACSSTLNSDIAIEL from the coding sequence ATGTGTTTTGATTCTAATTCTCCTCTGCTACTTCGCTGCACCAGTAAATGGTGTGAAACCGAAGATTGCGTTTCACTACAGCTAACGAGCGAAACATCCCAACCTTTTAATTTCAAACCCGGTCAGTTTGTCACGATAGGTATAGAGATCGCAGGTAAGGTACACTACCGAGCCTATTCCATTAGTTCGATTCCCGGTGAGACTCACCTGCAACTGACGGTTAAACGGGTACCACAAGGGCTAGTTTCAAACTACATCGTCGATGAGTTGACCGTTGGTGATAGTGTGCAGTGTCTGGCACCTGCGGGCGATTTTAATAGTGTGGATTGTGCCCCGCTCGGTGACACCCAAAAGGTACTATTGATTAGTGCCGGCTGCGGTATCACCCCGGTATACAGCATGGCTAAACAGTGGTTGGCACAAAAATCAGATATTGAGATTGATTTTTTGCACATCGCAAAGTCAACCCAACACACCATCTACTTTGAGCATCTGCAGCAACTTGCTAAAGCAAATACCAATTTTCAGCTCAAATTGCTGTTAAAAGATGCTGGTGAGAGTGACTTCCCACAAGGGCGCTTAAATCTAGATTGGCTTAACTCACTCGTTGGGGACCTAAACCAACGGGATGTCTATCTGTGTGGTCCGAACCAGTTTATGTTGGACGTCAAACAGTATCTTGAGCAGTCTGGCTTTGATATGCAGCGCTTCTACCAAGAAAGTTTTACTCCAGCAGAATCTGAACCTCAGCAAAATGAAAGCGAAGGTGTGACGCAAAACAGCGTGGTGCAAATTGCGCTACCAACCTTTGATAAAACACTTGAAGCGGCCGCTGGCAGCAACTTAGCCGATGTAATGGAACAAGCTGGGCTGCCAGTTATCATTGCCTGTCGCAGCGGTATCTGCGGGTCATGCAAATGCAAAGTGACGTCAGGCAACGTTGATTCAAGTAGCCAATCGCCGCTAACCGAAGATGAGATAGCACAAGGTTATGTACTTGCTTGTTCATCGACACTTAATAGCGACATCGCTATCGAACTATAA
- the fadR gene encoding fatty acid metabolism transcriptional regulator FadR — protein MVIKAKSPAGFAEKYIIESIWKGRFPPGSILPAERELSELIGVTRTTLREVLQRLARDGWLTIQHGKPTKVNQFMETSGLHILDTLMTLDAENATSIVEDLLAARTNISPIFMRYAFKANKENAERTIKNVIDSCEALTGAESWESFMQSSPFAEKITQHIKDDGEKDPIKREAILIAKTFNFYDYMLFQRLAFHSGNQIYGLIFNGLKKLYDRVGSYYFSNPQARELALEFYRNLLEVCETGNRDGIPLLVRQYGIESGQIWQQMKMTLPTNFTEDDS, from the coding sequence ATGGTCATTAAGGCAAAGAGCCCTGCAGGATTTGCAGAAAAATACATAATTGAGAGTATTTGGAAAGGGCGCTTCCCTCCAGGTTCCATCCTACCTGCTGAACGAGAGTTATCAGAGCTTATTGGTGTTACGCGCACAACGTTACGTGAAGTGCTGCAACGTTTAGCAAGAGATGGCTGGCTGACTATTCAACATGGCAAGCCAACCAAGGTAAACCAGTTTATGGAAACCTCAGGTTTGCATATCCTAGATACGTTGATGACGCTTGATGCAGAAAATGCGACGTCAATTGTAGAAGATTTACTTGCGGCACGAACTAATATCAGTCCAATTTTCATGCGTTATGCATTTAAGGCGAATAAAGAAAACGCAGAGCGAACGATTAAAAATGTGATTGATTCATGCGAAGCGCTAACTGGTGCTGAGTCATGGGAATCTTTCATGCAGTCATCGCCATTCGCTGAGAAAATTACGCAGCATATTAAGGATGACGGTGAAAAAGACCCAATTAAACGCGAAGCGATTTTGATTGCTAAAACGTTCAATTTCTACGACTACATGTTGTTCCAGCGTCTTGCGTTCCATTCTGGCAACCAAATTTACGGTCTGATCTTCAATGGTTTGAAAAAGCTGTATGATCGCGTTGGTAGCTACTACTTCTCAAATCCACAAGCTCGTGAATTAGCGTTAGAGTTTTATCGCAATCTGCTTGAGGTGTGTGAGACTGGTAATCGTGATGGTATTCCACTTCTTGTTCGTCAATACGGTATTGAAAGTGGCCAGATTTGGCAGCAAATGAAAATGACTTTGCCGACCAACTTCACTGAAGACGATAGCTAA